From the genome of Daphnia pulex isolate KAP4 chromosome 12, ASM2113471v1:
CTTGagttaaattatttcatttttttacgaGAGAGAATTACGCACTTGTAAGTTATCGCGtccgttatctttttttagggGAGGGGAGGTCGAGTCTTAACTTTCAGACAAAAACATTCGACAACAATAAAGCAAAGTCCAAAATTTCTATACAAGCggctgggaaaaaaataaaaacgaggaggaattatattcttcttctcgtgaaagaaacaattttttaagcGGTTCTGTGGGAAGGATATGACCGATTCgacaaaagaaacgaaaaagatccGTGACGTCATTTTCTACCCAGGCATCTACCAATTAAAGGTTGAAATGGAATCACGTTGATTGGGAAGCCCAATGAAATGAATTCCGTATCGAGAAAGTTTTTcgtgtgtttttattcttccgcGTGATGCCGAAACGTGAATTTGTCACGATTTTTTCTGGGCTTGGCAGTTGGCATCCATTTAAAATCGGACGTCATTTGtttaagagaagaagaaatatatacAATCCACGTGCCAATGACGAAAAATAACGACCCAATGTAGAACGGATGAATTCATTTCCCCGTTTTAACATTGAATTCTCCTTTCCGCGGGCTGAattcacaacaaaatcaatttttgtcATGGAAGGAAAGGAGAAGACGACGAATTTGGCCGTGAGAGAATAACACAAGTCACGTTGCTGAAATAATCACCTTCAGAAAAATATCAACTCCCCGGTGATCATAATGGAACAACAACTCccggaaatatttttagaagttgagggagggggggaatgAAAACCCACAAACGACCTCTGGTGTTCTGGgtacaacaaaaaagagttacccagaggaaaacaaaaagaaataaagaattaccATCGCAATGTTTATGCGAATGCGCGTGTTGTGTGGTCGAAAGGTGTGCGcatttgttgctgtttttttttactctcaactttttcccattttcagaATGTGCGCAGTTTCGCAGTTAGGGAAAAGGTCCTTTCAAGGACAAACCAAAATGGCGGAAACGAGTTTCAATAATCACCGCTAGGTGGCAGCATCGTACTGGCGCACAAAATCGGCCCTAACGACGTCCCCTCTAGGGAGCAATCATCAACACACAACATGACGTGAAAATCGATAAGGAATGATTAGACATCCTTTCGTTTAAAAGAAGCTTAAACGACTAAGGCGATCATAAAACgatgagaaaaaagggggaggagagCTTTTTGACTTACCGAGCTGGAGGAACCTAATCGGAGGCGACCATCTTGCGATAAAACACTGACATCCACCAGGTCTGCCGGCATCGTGGTGCTGGCCCAATCTGGACGATGCACATCGTTAAGTGACAGAGAGAATTCGCAGATTTTACGAATCATGTAATCAAATGGCCAAAGCActgattttcaaatgtgaAATCAATTTTCCAGCGGGAAACAGTTGTTCAAAGCACCTTCAGCACCGACACACATGCACTACACGCAGCCACTACTCGGCGGGAGAATATGTTCTCCCAGCAGACGACAGTTGAGAACGCCAACGCTGGGGTTGTGCAACCTTCAGCATTtatctttcaattttcaacaaatgaaGCACTGCAATTTTATGATAACAATTACAAAGTCATTAAATCTTgtgattataaattttaaaataagtgCAGCAGATAGTATAACCGGATTTTGTTTTAGTAACGTGACACTGACACCGGTTAATCGGTTAATTCGATCTTTCACAATGCAAACGCCATCTACATGGTAGACCAAGATGTAGAAATGcttaatttcaattgttacGATTAATcacgaaaaatagaaatgagactaattaaaatttgatgtaACAAATTAATAAGTCTCACAAAGTCGCCAACGTCAATTATAATAAAACACACCACAATCAGCAggtgtaaaattaaatttagaaaacatTGTCGTTCCGACGCCAAGTCCGACGCCCACGATATGTTAACTTTGAATAATACGacacaaagttgaaaatatcCACGATCTTTCTCAACGTTGTATTGTCGTTATgtttcaagaaaataaagtcGTCAACGTATCAACTTATATAATGAACTATTTTCCTTTCGAAATcattgaattacattttatgTACAGTACAGAAATAACAGTGTGCCCCTCTGAAAGAATTGCAGTTGCAGCAAAAGCTAAATGGTTTCATTTACCAGCATAGACATAATTAATAGAAATAGATTGAGCTCGTATTTTTGCGGATGACGATCGGTAAACTCGGTCGATTTTGGTACAGACTAGGATTTTGTGAAACTATTTGTTGCTTATCGCGAGGTCTTGTCCTGTCAATTTCAGATTGGAACCTGCGCATTATGTCACTTGATTTACCAGACTGGAAACTGTTAACTCGTGGAATCCACTGGTCTGATCTTGTTGTGCTGTGATCATCGTAGATTGAATGAACTTGTGTAGATCCCGACTTGACTGAACCGGCAACATCCAAAAATGGTGGCGCTCGTTGCAGCTTTTGGCGATAGTGTCCGCCGTACAAATCAATGCACAGGATGACGAAACAAGCGAAATTGGCAATCAGTGCGAAACCGCTAAAAATAAGAACTGTCAATTCCAGCCACCACCAGGCGATACCTggatcaaataataataacaaataacttttataaaatgtcaattttgtttgtgCGTGCGTGAGGATATTGTCACGTTTGTCGTTATATTATCTTACAGTCGGTTTTTAAAGGTTCGTAAGCGTCAGCACCAACGCAAACATGTTGCGGTATCTCTTGATTGTTGTAGAGTTTGAGCTGCTCCGCGATGGCGTAAAAGCCGGCCAGGGCCGATGCGGCAGCGGCGACAACTGTGAGGACAGTGCCGAATATCATCCTGCAATTTAATTGATGCCATGTGTAAGTGTCAAGTACTGTCATACGCTAAACGATAAGCTGAGTTGTCGCTGTCTTTATTTGTTGCATGATATAGCCTTGATAAATCTATTTCTTGGCCTTACATGAGCCGCCTACGAGCTTTGATGACGCAGGCCATGAAAAATCCGACCAGGGCGTTAGCCGAACCGCTGCTCATGGCCATGGCCGTGTACAAAACATCCCAGGAACTGCTATAGCTTGAACTGGGAAGACTGTTGCCATCGTACATTTGCGTGAAGTTGTAAAAGATGTAAGACTTTggaatcaaataatcaattagCCTAAAAATGATTATACGTAAGGAAATTGTATTATTAAGGATTTGCTTACCTGTAAACCGACCACTACTACACCAGACACAACTAGGACACCGATCGTGGCCTTTGTGAATCTCCTTGGAAGGAGGGCGTCATTTTTCTCTGGTTCGGCGTTATCACGCGAAGTATTAGATGGTAAATGACGTCTATTTGCTGTCGAATTCCAGCTCTGCGCCATTCTTGATGTGCACTACTGTGTTATTTTGGCACTCAGTTATGGATGATTTGGCTTGTTCCTGCAGGAATCCACGCTGACAATACACCAGTGATTTCCAAACGTGTTTGATCCGGCCATATGACAGTCAAGTGAATATCATGCACTGATAATCGTAGGAGCACTTGTCAAACTTCTCATCTGCGACCCATTGGAGTAACTATGGCGCGTTGGTCCTTCTGTTGGAATCATATTTTTTACTCTATCAATTATCCTCCCATCGTcctagataaaaaaaaaactaaatacaAAAGATTTTGGTTTCGTTTATCTCACCTAGTTTTGGATGGTGATGTCAAAAGTCACAACAATTTTATGGCTTGCCTGCATTATATAGTCTTAGATCGACTGCACATTCGAATCTCTCTTGTAAAAACCacaagattttgaattttcaaacaaaacactcAGCaccactgttttttttttcgctatttaattcaataaaatttaaatgaattggtATGATTGATATTTTACGGTGTCACATCCTGTGTCTAATCAACATACGAAAAAATCGCATGTCAGTGCTTAGAGCGACGTGTGTTATTTGTACTCGTTTTATATTCTTGTCCACTAATAAAGCTTCGAATAATAATCGTCCAGGTGCATACAAGATAAGATAGTTCGGTTGCGTAAAGCATACGCCACGTTAAATGCTACGAATCTttataagaaattaaaatactgATCAATACTCTAACTTTTCTTTGGTTGGTTGATTTCATATCAACCCAATCCTCGATAGCAtttgtcaaatttgaaatttaagcTTAGCTATTACAAAGGACTTTTCAATGGAGTTGTTTCTATCAGATTTGGAGCATATTATTCCTTATACATTTGAAAGTTCTCTGAAATTTACTGGTTCACCTTGATGGTTTCGCCGTGCCGTTGCAAGGCCGTCTTTCAAAAAAACTCGCACCGTGATTCACGTCCGGGAGTccgagcaaaacaaaaaattgtgctttatcatttactttttgttattgaaGTTCTTTTCCTCATACCTTCACTCTCTTCTGTcgaaaaaatgttccattgCGGTCACCGGTGTGATTTACTTCCTGTTGTGGCTTCAATATAAAAGACGAGATACAGAGAAGGAAAGTCAAACAGCATCGCCCAGTCTTGCAACTCACATTCTCCCTCAGCGATAAAGTCATGCAGTCGATCGTACGTGATTTATCTTATTTAAAATGTAGCCTATCAATTGAAAACAATTCCTATTctaatcattattattacatttctcATATAGGTTGCTTACCTTTTGGTTACGGTTGTGGCTTCTCAAGCCAGATGGATTAACCCAGGATATGGAATGGGTGGATTCACTGGATATTATCCAGTTGCTCCGGCCGCCCCAGTTGCTTACCACGGAGTTCCAGCTGCAGTTCCAGCAGTCGTTCCCGCATACGGTTACCCCAGCTTCACTTCCACCCAGTATCACGCTCAGGACGAGTTGGGTCAAGCCAGATTCGGTTATGCCCACCCTGGACAGGCCGCCTCCAACTATCGCGATGGTTTGGGCAACCAGATCGGCAGCTACGCTTACTTCAATCCCGAAGGTAAAGAGGTCCGCGTTTCCTACACCGCCGATCACCGAGGCTTCCGTGTCCTTTCCAACGACTTGCCAGTGGCTCCCGTTGCCAACCTGGTAGCACCGGTTCAAGTTCCAGAAACCATCGAAGTGGCTCAGGCTAAAGCCGCTCACTTGGCCGCTCACGCCGAGGCTAAAGCCGCTCACGCTGCCGCCAAAGCCGCCCTTCCAGTTACACCTGTTGCACCTGCTGCACCCACCACGACCGCCTAGATGTTAGAAAAAGACTCAAAAAATTTGCAATTAGTTTCTTCCTCCTTGTACAATAAGCTCATCATAATCCATTTTTTCTCGCTACAAAAAAGTcgaatgaataaacaaaatgtttttccattaattcatttaaatccCGCATCTTCTCATTTTgttagaaaaccaaaatttataTTCTGTCTGCCAGTAAAATCAAAGTGCAAGGTGAACTGTacacaatcaataaaaaaagttccattttttaaaaaattcaaaagttggACAGGAGAAAGTTGGTCACTTCTTCAACGTCTGGAGAAGCGACGATGGCGAGTTCACAAACTTTGGTTAACGTTTCCACTTGATGCATTTCGGCCAGCCCGAGGAATTGCTTGTTTTTGAAAGTCATCCTGGACGAACCCGTGTACAGGAAATACAGAAAATGTTCGACAACGTGCGCCTCGATTCCCTTGTGAAACGAAATTCGGGATTTGCCGTTCTCCTTGAGATTGCGCAACAGGCCATTGAGCACGGGACTGCGAGCCGAGAGGACCATTTGATGGGCTTCCATCAACTTGTTCTGGCCGACGAATATCTCGACGTCGGTGTGGCGACAGCCTAGAGCGGCCTCCCACAGTTGCGTCATCCAAGAGACGTCCATCATCTCGTAAGAATAATCGGCGATCGTTTGAACCATTTGAATATCGAACATGATCGATTGTTGAAAGAGTTGCTCGAAATTGACGTCGACTTGGGCCGCGAAGAAGAGCATTTCGGATTTCTCCAGCTGCTGTCTGACGCTCTTGGCTTTCATTTCGATCCAGTTGGAGCAATTGATGGAATAGAGCACTTGGATGACGAATTTGCGGTGGTTGACGCAAATGAAATGAACGATCCCGTCTTTGAGATGCAGCGAAAAGAGATTCTCGTTTTGGTAATCAATGGCCAGCGGTTTTTCGGCCGATTCACGTCCTTCGAAGATCCAAACCACTCGGAAAGTCGACTCGGGATGGCCATGTGTTACGTAACTATTTTTTTCCGGACTgtataaatcaatttttaaaaaataacgattaacTTCGATTAATTTTAAGATTTCGATCTTATTATACCTGATGATAACAGAGGCTGGTGGTTCAGTTTGATTTAATTCGAGGGTCGAAACGAAACTGGCCATCTGCAAGACGTCGATTTTCTTGACTGCGATTTGGCACAATTCCACCAGAGTGTTGAGCTGATAGCGGATGGCCAATTTCAGCAGTTGTTCATTGTCCAGCATTGGAATTTTGGGTTCTCCGGTGTAGAGGAAATAGAGAAACTGCTCGAAAACGGTCGACTCCACGTCGTCGATGTTGATCTGCAGAGGTCCGTCACTTTTCTTCCTGGGAAGTTCATCATCCAGTTCAGTGTCAAATTCGGCTGCAAAGACGGGACTGCGAGCGGCCAGAATGGCTTTGTGAGCTGAAAACTTTTGACCTTTGCACACGAATTCAACGTCGACGTAGTGTTGGCTTTGCcacagttgtttttttaccaGACGATCCGACAGCTGATAGGAATAACAACCAGGAACGCTTCCTTCCAGCCAAATGGAGAAGACGAATGTACATTTGCCAACGACCATTTCGGTCAGATCGTAGGTAAACAACTGCAGACTTTCGCCGTCGACATTGTTGTGAGTCATCTTCTGACGCGATTGGACATAATTATTATCCGAATAGAATCCCACTTCTCGCAGTCTCAGTCCGATGTTGTTGAGGTCGATGGCCATGAAGATCAACGTCGGTTTGTCGCGATTCTTCAGGCCGACGCGGAAGACTTTCTCGTCGCGGAAACAAAGCATCCGGGATGAGATTGTTTTGGGTTCCATCGCGACATCTTCCAGCTCCCAACGATAAGTCACCATCATCATGGATTTACCCAAAATGGTGGCCGGTTTCATTTCGACTTCTTCGCCTTCTTCGGCGTAAAATTGGCTACAAATTTACAATTAAGTGAAGATGTGAGAAACTATCACTGAttgaacaaaaaggagaatttgTCACTTGTACCTTCCTGGAAGAGAATCCGGTCTCAATGGCGTCGAAACTATATTGCTAGTTCCACAATTCATGTTTTCTGATTGAGATTGGCAATTCATGTTCAATGTCGAAGTAACATTCGTGAGAGATTCTCAACAGCAATCCTgtcaaaaggaagaacaatGTACGACTGCCTTATTTTTTATCTGGCCTTCTCCCttttataaacaaataaaagaaatgaaatttgtgcTCATGACAAGCCGACGTCACACGGATTTCGTTTCTGTCGAAGTGGGAGGCTCACCTGCCTCTACCTCTACTGGGACTATATTGCTAAGAATTGTAGCAAGGAAACATTCCATTTATTCCTAGACAGGTAGACCATTCTATTAATAATCAATAGGTCATAGGGTCCAAAACTCAATAGGGAAATCGTCGGACGACCGACAGACTCTAGAACATTATGgcgcaaaacaaaaacggtgGTATTCCCTGTTGTTCAATTTGCAAGTCCTTTGaggtacttttttttacaaagaaaacgcATTTATCAATATATACCATTAAATACCATTGATACTGTTGACATTAGTGATTCTCAGAGGGAAAATAAGTGCGAAAAATCACCTCCCACAAGacaaatataaattgaaatcaaacaggcgaatctttttttaaaaatccatgcgttaaaaaaataattacgtcGCCAATCGTCGTACATTCCTAGCTCGGAGTTGAaacctattttttatttggtaataataaagaaaaataaaaaaatagattgtaatgataaaataaaattccttgCATTTAGAGCATGGGCATTGCGCAAGGCCAAAGTTTCGTACCGGTATACGTATGTGTGTTGATTCATCAAATTGTGAAAGTCGACAAAATGTCGACCTTGCGATCgaaacttttgttgttggaaatTCTAAAAGTTCCTGTGCAGCACTGTAATAAAAACGATATCCAGACAGATTTCCACTTATAAAGCTGATGCCAAAAAGTCCGTTTTGCTAGATGCTATAATCCCTGGCGAGCAAAGTGCCACGGTCatataaagttttttgtttgaatagaATTGAGCAAGGactttttattgaataaaattacCTGTGCAATCATTGTGGGGCGTCACAGTCAACATGAAACTTGTCATTTGTTCGTGACTATAGGTTCATTtcattaaatacaaatttaaaatctttttttttttagctcggAAGTCAAGAGACTGGTTCTTGTATTAAAGAGGACGAATAAGACGAGATGAGTTTGGCAGAATGAAATCAAGCACGACAAGAGTTGACCTCATACTATAGAAGAGCTATAAAGTCGTCTAGCCTGATACCCAAGATCTTGTTGAACGACTTTAATGCTACGACACAGGTATATTCAATAACGGCATCAAGTTTTGGCGTCTAGCATTCGCCCTAATTTCCCAGTATTAAATGATGATAAAGCCTTATCAGAGATCTTGCCCcaaaactaatttttattattctccagctcttttaacaattttggacTTAGAGATTTGAATGAACCCCCCCGGAAAAATGCTACCGCTCATTAGTTTATGTTGAAACTATATAACCTTACAGGACAGTGTGTGGGGCTTTTATCAGTATAGGTCGCCGGGATAAGTTGGCCGCTATATAATCAGCGGTCGGATATGAAGTAATACATTCCCTGGTGATTGGTGATAACGATGGCTTGTGTGTTGGACATGGTCGCCTACCCCTCACACCTATGGGTGCGTAGTTTCAGTCTGGCCACAATTGTTGTTGTCCCGCCATGAATTTCTCCAGCATCACGAATTCATCCGACGTCGTGGATTATTCCGGCGACATTGTGGGTCCCTTGGAATTCAACTGCAGTCAATACGAGTTTGGCAAAGAACCGCCCAATGTCACTCAACACTTTGACGGTATTATAGTAGAAAAATTCATCTCCAATATCGATTTAAGTTGTCATTAATTATACAAATGGATTTCATATTTCCAGCGCTGGGAGTCGTTGGTCTTGGATTTGCTTATGGAGGGACGGCAAGTTCGGGCCTGCTCACACTTATCTTTCTGATCCAAATTTGTTCTAACGTTAGGAAATGTCCGTGGGAATGGCAACGACCGCTCAGTTGGatcagtaaaaaaacaaaaccctgTCAACTTTATTACTATCCTTGATGGCTGATTACTATTTGTTATTACGCATCTGTGTGATTATTATAGTTTCCATGCCGATGATCATTTCGTGGCTCTCACTGACGTCCTTTCTGGTCCCACGGGCCGGTAACCTGTGCGGAATCGTCAAACAATCGTATGATGCACATAACATTTCCAGAAAAACcttagaaaatcaattttaggTACTCAATTATGATTATTTCAGGTACATGCCGTTTATGCTGATGCATTTTCTCGATCTAGCGCTCATGATCGACGGTGATGAAGAGAAAGTCCTGGAAATATTGATGGACAATCGAGTCCCAATGTCCCTTTGCGCTGCCCCTTGCTGTTTCTTCGGCATCTGCTGCGGCAGTTCCATCGTCACCAAGTGAGTGTGGACGTAACGAAATTAATGGCTATTGATATTTGATTATATATCAATTTTAATAATGACAGGCGAGGATTTCGAGCTCTCAGAAGGAGAGTGTATCAAGCCCCGTTATGGCAGTTCCTCCTGACGATGGCCGCCGTCGTCTTGGAAATTGCTGAAATTAACCAATTCCTTCCGGAAGtaattgaaacaaatattcaCTCACATTATATAACCATTTTATTATAAGTCTGGCTATCGAATTTCCCGCAGCATATTGTGACGCCTCTATTTCAAACCTTGGCCGCCCTCAATGTTTTGATGTACATGTTGGGCAGTTGGGGTTTCAACGTCATCGTCAAAACATTTAAAGGATTGGAAAGATCAAATTGGAATCGTCGCATGGTAAGTGTCGGGTCATTTAAATTTCACCTGTCTGTATgtgttatttaattattatgtaCTCAGAAAAAAGCTCACGCTTTGACGCTCTTCATCGCGGCCATGAAGATTCAGATCTTCATTCTCGGATTGTTGGTCGATTACAGCGATTACATTCCATGTTCGCCACCGGCAGTCTCACCCGCTCACATGAAACAAAGTAGGTCGATATCGCCATCAACCGGTCGCCAATTATCTCATCTTTaaccaattcaaatttttctcgatttctAGGTATGGATGCAATGTTGAGCCTAATGGAGGCCCTCATCTTCGGCATCGTCTTCGCGTTCGTTTTCCGCGTTCGCATCAGCGACATTGAACGCGCCATCAAAGGTGATGGCACCGAGAGATCGCCCAATTTCTACCTAGTCCAAAATATGCAATATCCCAGCACTCATCAAGCCTACGATGCACAATAATAGCCATGAGACTCAATTGCGCTGGATGTATAAAATATTAAGCAGTTGGAAAATACAATAAtgaatggaaacaaaaaattaatgacaTTTTCTCGGAGACATGTCGCTTATTATATTCAAATCTTGGAAAATTATAAGGGACAGTGCGAACCGGTTTAGGcaacttttttgtgttgtcgtaGAAATCGTCTTTACCTGTTGGTTTCTGCTATGTATAACAGCGCAGCATTTGCTCTACTTTCCCGCTGGTATTGCGTGGGGAACGATTGTCCTTTCTCCCGTTTCTCTCATAACAACGTGCAGCTGAGTGGAGACGGACCTTAGTCATACGTCGGGAAGCAAACTGTTCACTTGTTCGTGCCATAAATATCATCCAAAAGTTTCTAAATCATTTACTTTGTGGGGCTCAACCCAAAaggtaaattttcttttcccggtTGTTGTCAGACACGGacaattgaattcatttgaaaaagataTCATTCATCGATAGGGTCAAAATGTATTCATCGACGGAGACTTCAACGTCGACTGAGAACAAGATGTACTACCACCATCACCAgctgaagaagatgaagcaAGGGCGGAACGAGCGCATCCGCAATTTCACGCGGCGCATCGACGCCGCCTTCATGGAAGCCTACGGATGTCGTGATTTTCCCGATCCCGATTTCAATTTATTCCGTCGAGGAGTCAAAAAGGATGTCCTGGTCAGGGGAATGCAGCGATCCGTCTGGAGGGAACTGCACTCGTCCTACCTGTttgaacacatcaccgacgaGGAAGTGTCGTGGCACGATTTGTGCGAAGCCGCCCAGAACGCCGAATGGATTGTCGATCTGATGCGCATCGGCTCTTCCCGCTACGTCAATCCGCCGGCCGTTTCCGATAAGTTACTCCACTCGTTCAGCATCAACCGCAACGGATTCGTACGCGTCTACACCGACGGCATTTGCCTCCAAAAAGGACATCCGGACGCTCAGGCTGGAATTGGCGTCTGGTTTGGCCGCAACCACCAACTGTGCGTACatcattaaaaattgtaattc
Proteins encoded in this window:
- the LOC124208928 gene encoding uncharacterized protein LOC124208928 → MAQSWNSTANRRHLPSNTSRDNAEPEKNDALLPRRFTKATIGVLVVSGVVVVGLQSYIFYNFTQMYDGNSLPSSSYSSSWDVLYTAMAMSSGSANALVGFFMACVIKARRRLMMIFGTVLTVVAAAASALAGFYAIAEQLKLYNNQEIPQHVCVGADAYEPLKTDCIAWWWLELTVLIFSGFALIANFACFVILCIDLYGGHYRQKLQRAPPFLDVAGSVKSGSTQVHSIYDDHSTTRSDQWIPRVNSFQSGKSSDIMRRFQSEIDRTRPRDKQQIVSQNPSLYQNRPSLPIVIRKNTSSIYFY
- the LOC124208807 gene encoding cuticle protein 7-like, whose product is MQSIVAYLLVTVVASQARWINPGYGMGGFTGYYPVAPAAPVAYHGVPAAVPAVVPAYGYPSFTSTQYHAQDELGQARFGYAHPGQAASNYRDGLGNQIGSYAYFNPEGKEVRVSYTADHRGFRVLSNDLPVAPVANLVAPVQVPETIEVAQAKAAHLAAHAEAKAAHAAAKAALPVTPVAPAAPTTTA
- the LOC124208806 gene encoding uncharacterized protein LOC124208806, whose translation is MNCQSQSENMNCGTSNIVSTPLRPDSLPGSQFYAEEGEEVEMKPATILGKSMMMVTYRWELEDVAMEPKTISSRMLCFRDEKVFRVGLKNRDKPTLIFMAIDLNNIGLRLREVGFYSDNNYVQSRQKMTHNNVDGESLQLFTYDLTEMVVGKCTFVFSIWLEGSVPGCYSYQLSDRLVKKQLWQSQHYVDVEFVCKGQKFSAHKAILAARSPVFAAEFDTELDDELPRKKSDGPLQINIDDVESTVFEQFLYFLYTGEPKIPMLDNEQLLKLAIRYQLNTLVELCQIAVKKIDVLQMASFVSTLELNQTEPPASVIISPEKNSYVTHGHPESTFRVVWIFEGRESAEKPLAIDYQNENLFSLHLKDGIVHFICVNHRKFVIQVLYSINCSNWIEMKAKSVRQQLEKSEMLFFAAQVDVNFEQLFQQSIMFDIQMVQTIADYSYEMMDVSWMTQLWEAALGCRHTDVEIFVGQNKLMEAHQMVLSARSPVLNGLLRNLKENGKSRISFHKGIEAHVVEHFLYFLYTGSSRMTFKNKQFLGLAEMHQVETLTKVCELAIVASPDVEEVTNFLLSNF
- the LOC124209801 gene encoding uncharacterized protein LOC124209801 yields the protein MNFSSITNSSDVVDYSGDIVGPLEFNCSQYEFGKEPPNVTQHFDALGVVGLGFAYGGTASSGLLTLIFLIQICSNVRKCPWEWQRPLSWIISMPMIISWLSLTSFLVPRAGNLCGIVKQSYMPFMLMHFLDLALMIDGDEEKVLEILMDNRVPMSLCAAPCCFFGICCGSSIVTKRGFRALRRRVYQAPLWQFLLTMAAVVLEIAEINQFLPEHIVTPLFQTLAALNVLMYMLGSWGFNVIVKTFKGLERSNWNRRMKKAHALTLFIAAMKIQIFILGLLVDYSDYIPCSPPAVSPAHMKQSMDAMLSLMEALIFGIVFAFVFRVRISDIERAIKGDGTERSPNFYLVQNMQYPSTHQAYDAQ
- the LOC124209986 gene encoding uncharacterized protein LOC124209986, with the protein product MYSSTETSTSTENKMYYHHHQLKKMKQGRNERIRNFTRRIDAAFMEAYGCRDFPDPDFNLFRRGVKKDVLVRGMQRSVWRELHSSYLFEHITDEEVSWHDLCEAAQNAEWIVDLMRIGSSRYVNPPAVSDKLLHSFSINRNGFVRVYTDGICLQKGHPDAQAGIGVWFGRNHQLNLSEPLDDRDDTSKSAAEVRAAIEAIKIAKAWGIGRMAIHTESKYLRNVIENLIFYWMDNGWRKTTGNLIKHRKLWRELLFTLEEMDVEWKYLKGPGIYDDGSSAAKRLAREGAERY